Below is a genomic region from Archocentrus centrarchus isolate MPI-CPG fArcCen1 unplaced genomic scaffold, fArcCen1 scaffold_42_ctg1, whole genome shotgun sequence.
AGTATGTGCAACATGAAGCAGGTTTGTACGTACGAGCTGGTTGGAGACGTCAGAGTGGTCTCTGCGGGTCATCCCCTCCCCGATGGCAGACTTCATGAGACGGGAGAGAGACGGCAGCACGTTGATGGGAGGATAGATCTGAGcgcaggaggagaggaagacagGTTAGAGAGGACAGATCGGCGTCCACGTGATGGCTCTGATCTCATCAGTGTCCGCAGTGATGACATCACGTGGACGCCGATCTGCTGAATGCTGAATGAATTCATTTCCTATAATCGCAGTCCTCCATATTTGCTGTGCAGCACTGACAGGAAACAGaatgagctgcagagtttaatcAAAGCAGAGACAGGTGCTGCAGGCCCACAGGCTGTGCTTTCTTACCTGTCTGTTGTGGAGCTGTCTGTCCACGTAGATCTGTCCCTCGGTGATGTAACCAGTCAGGTCAGGGATGGGATGAGTGATGTCTGAGAGAAACGAGATCAGCTGTAAAAACGAGGCCCTCGCGGTTCCTCTGTGAGCCGTGCGTTCATATGAGTACCGTCATTGGGCATGGTGAGGATGGGGATCTGGGTGATGGAGCCGCTCCGTCCTTCCACTCTGCCGGCTCTCTCGTAGATGGTGGCCAGATCGGTGTACATGTAGCCGGGGAAACCTCGGCGGCCCGGCACCTCCTCTCTGGCTGCAGACACCTGAAAGCGGGGGGGTAAACATATAATCCATTTGCTGCAGTAATTTCAGAACCAGTGCGCTGGGGTAGCGGCTGACCTCTCGGAGAGCCTCTGCGTAGGAGCTCATATCGGTGAGGATGACGAGCACGTGCTTCTCACACTGATAGGCCAGGTACTCGGCCGCAGTCAGAGCCAAACGAGGCGTGATGATTCGCTCGATCCTGCAACCAAGAAGGCGAATAACTGCAGGGAAGACTCGCACCTGTTAACATTAAAGCTCTGAAACTCTGGGGGTGACACCTGTCCGAGTAAATGTTCCTACTTCACTGAACTTCACACTTCCTGTCACAAAATCtgcaaatgaaacagaaatttcTATTTCTTGAGCTTGTGGAGGTGAATCTCCTGACTGCCCTGGTCCCCACTGTAAGGTTACCTGTCTGCTGTGACAGGTAAAACTCAGCCTCTACTTCTGTTTGAACCTTTTCTTTATGACATGGCGTACGTTGGGTCGTTGGCCAGGTTGAGGAACAAACAGACGTTGTCCATGGAGCCGTTCTCCTCAAAGTCCGACTTAAAGAACCTGGCTGTCTCCATGTTGACCTGAGGGCGGAGAAAAGACAAACCGTCAGTCCCGTTAGCGCACCGGTGACGTGCCGTCAACTCTGAGTGAGCCCTGAAACTCTGCCTGGACAAACCTATCAGTGAATGATGTGCAGTGCTGGGACACAGGGAGCAGCCTGGTGCTCGGTGAGTGCAGACTACAGCAGCCAGCTTCTCACACTAACATATTCATCATGTAAATCATTTCTCTGACATTAGCCCCACTGAGGCGGTGAAGGCAAACTGTAAGCAAGCAACTTTCACAGAGTCACCAAATCCGTCAAAGAAACTGCTGAAAAGTTACGAGTTCCAGAGCAGGAACATCTTCAGGAGAACAGGAACCTCGTGAGGAACTCAGCTCCCCGACCTGCAGTTTGACAGGACGTTCCAGACTGTGCATGAACCTCTTCATCACCTGGCAGCTTTCAAACGTTCTGACTGAAGAAGGAACTGAAAGCAGGTTATTTGACCCTCAGCCTGAGGTTGGCAGTATCAGGATGGAGctgctgatggatggatgatgaagTCGAGATGATGCGATCCACATTCAGGCGTACGCTGACACATCGGCTTTGGAAaggacagcagcagcttcctctTCAGACTCGCTGAGCTCCTCCAAAAGTGTCTGAATCTTTGTGAGAGCTCCTTCAGCCTCTGATGGTCTCCACCTGTCTGTGAACCTGCAGAAGCTCCAGAAGTTCACATGAAGCTGCTACAGCGAGGCGCGAGCTGATCTCCTACTGAGACCTCTGAGATGATGCCCCTCTCAAACCCTCCTCTGTAGGCTGTTGGTGGGGGTCAGGAAGTGGATGATGCTTTCAGAGGACACGATGACCTCAGAGTTGTAATGGTACTGCTGGTGGTCACATAACGCTTTAATGATAATCACCTGAAATATGAGCTCTGAGTTTGGATGCTGAGAGCATGAAGGAGCCGAGGCTTTAACAACATCTCATATTCAGAGTTTTCTGATGTAGAAGAAGTTCTCACCCCCATGGCTGCAAATACGATGGCGAAGTTGTCCTCGCTGTAGTCCATCACGTCCTTGGACTTCTTCACCAAACCGGCCTGCCGACAGATCTGAGCCGCGATCTGAGGAAGAACGAGGATGAGGACGGAGTCTGAGTGAAaggagctgctgtgtttcacgaAGCAGTCGGAGGGCGGGTACCTCGTTGTGCGGCAGCCCTGCAGCAGAGAAGATGGGTATCTTCTGCCCTCTGGCGATGCTGTTCATGCCATCGATGGCAGATATGCCGGTCTGGATCATCTCCTCGGG
It encodes:
- the LOC115777055 gene encoding V-type proton ATPase subunit B, brain isoform-like isoform X2, with the translated sequence MAMKALRGMVNGAMSELSSAVSGNRPPAAAPTSAAAASREHVMAVKRDYISQPRLTYKTVSGVNGPLVILDQVKFPRYAEIVHLTLPDGTKRSGQVLEVTGSKAVVQVFEGTAGIDAKKTSCEFTGDILRTPVSEDMLGQPINPQCRIYPEEMIQTGISAIDGMNSIARGQKIPIFSAAGLPHNEIAAQICRQAGLVKKSKDVMDYSEDNFAIVFAAMGVNMETARFFKSDFEENGSMDNVCLFLNLANDPTIERIITPRLALTAAEYLAYQCEKHVLVILTDMSSYAEALREVSAAREEVPGRRGFPGYMYTDLATIYERAGRVEGRSGSITQIPILTMPNDDITHPIPDLTGYITEGQIYVDRQLHNRQIYPPINVLPSLSRLMKSAIGEGMTRRDHSDVSNQLYACYAIGKDVQAMKAVVGEEALTADDLLYLEFLTKFEKNFISQGAYENRSVFETLDIGWQLMRIFPKEMLKRIPQSTLAEFYPREAKH